One Egicoccus halophilus genomic region harbors:
- a CDS encoding acyl-CoA dehydrogenase family protein has protein sequence MDLRLTEEQEAFAASVRAFAREHVEPTVLERDRAGRWDPDVWARVAGFGLAGLPVPEAYGGSGADVLTTGLALEALAHGGRDAGLNLSLGAHLTIGCMPIVLHGTEEQRQRWLPRMARGESIGAFAITEPEAGSDTASMRTSARREGDVFVLDGTKTFVTNGGLADVVTVVARTDPDAPASQAFTAFLVETGWAGFEVSRELHKLGNRTSPTVELSFAGVEVPEAAVLGEPGTALWKVGFECFDWERCCMIASAVGGMHRDLDECVRYAREREAFGKPIGDFGAIQHKLAQMRIRLENARFLQRQAAWRKDAGEEHQLEASMAKAYVGEAAVASALDAVQLHGGWGYVDEFHVERSLRDAKLAAIGGGTTEIQELLIARQLLG, from the coding sequence ATGGACCTGCGGCTGACCGAGGAACAGGAGGCCTTCGCGGCCAGCGTGCGCGCCTTCGCGCGCGAGCACGTCGAGCCGACCGTGCTCGAGCGGGACCGCGCGGGCCGGTGGGACCCGGACGTGTGGGCGCGGGTGGCCGGCTTCGGCCTCGCCGGTCTGCCCGTCCCGGAGGCCTACGGCGGGTCGGGCGCCGACGTGTTGACCACCGGGCTCGCGCTCGAGGCGCTGGCCCACGGCGGACGGGACGCCGGGCTGAACCTCTCGCTCGGTGCCCACCTGACCATCGGGTGCATGCCGATCGTGCTGCACGGCACCGAGGAGCAGCGGCAGCGCTGGCTGCCGCGCATGGCACGGGGTGAGTCGATCGGGGCGTTCGCGATCACCGAGCCCGAGGCGGGGTCGGACACCGCCTCGATGCGGACCTCCGCCCGGCGCGAGGGCGACGTCTTCGTCCTCGACGGCACCAAGACGTTCGTCACCAACGGCGGGCTGGCCGACGTCGTCACCGTCGTCGCGCGCACCGACCCGGACGCACCGGCGAGCCAGGCGTTCACCGCGTTCCTCGTCGAGACCGGCTGGGCCGGCTTCGAGGTCTCGCGCGAACTGCACAAGCTCGGCAACCGCACCTCGCCGACCGTGGAGCTGTCCTTCGCCGGCGTCGAGGTGCCCGAGGCCGCCGTGCTCGGCGAGCCCGGCACCGCGCTGTGGAAGGTCGGCTTCGAGTGCTTCGACTGGGAGCGCTGCTGCATGATCGCCAGCGCCGTCGGCGGCATGCACCGCGACCTCGACGAGTGCGTGCGCTACGCACGGGAGCGGGAAGCCTTCGGCAAGCCGATCGGTGACTTCGGCGCGATCCAGCACAAGCTCGCACAGATGCGCATCCGGCTGGAGAACGCCCGGTTCCTGCAGCGCCAGGCCGCCTGGCGCAAGGACGCCGGCGAGGAGCACCAGCTGGAGGCGTCGATGGCGAAGGCCTACGTCGGCGAGGCCGCGGTCGCCTCCGCGCTCGACGCCGTGCAGCTGCACGGCGGCTGGGGGTACGTCGACGAGTTCCACGTCGAGCGCTCGCTGCGGGATGCCAAGCTGGCGGCGATCGGCGGGGGTACCACCGAGATCCAGGAGCTGCTCATCGCCCGCCAGCTGCTCGGCTGA
- a CDS encoding alpha/beta hydrolase, protein MTTDVHPPRPEPDPPHVGASGGAPRRGPLRRYLETRGVVGGHRSPHVHTRLVAADGTELAGTHLPGPAAAPGAVLLLHGFAANRRKPAYARLADGLARSCGVLALDLRGHGGSSGQCTLGDAEVADVAAGVRWLRAYGYRRVALLGASMGGTAALHAVATGVAVDAVATVSAPGWFHDPPRTAPLRRLHALWQSPLQRAGLRTLVGVHLAAPERWRGPAHPVEMVRDVAVPLLVVHGEDDDYFPVEDAAALVAGAAGPATLWRRPAGFGHAEDGLTPAMVDALAVALHAVLADGAFPPAPPA, encoded by the coding sequence GTGACCACCGACGTCCATCCACCCCGCCCGGAACCCGACCCGCCGCACGTCGGTGCGTCGGGTGGCGCGCCGCGTCGCGGGCCGCTGCGGCGCTATCTCGAGACCCGGGGGGTCGTCGGCGGTCACCGGTCACCGCACGTGCACACCCGGTTGGTCGCCGCCGACGGCACCGAGCTTGCCGGCACCCACCTGCCGGGACCGGCGGCCGCCCCCGGTGCCGTGCTGCTGCTGCACGGGTTCGCCGCGAACCGGCGCAAGCCCGCCTATGCCCGGCTCGCCGACGGACTGGCGCGCAGCTGCGGCGTGCTGGCGCTCGATCTGCGCGGCCACGGCGGCTCGTCCGGGCAGTGCACCCTCGGTGACGCCGAGGTGGCCGACGTCGCCGCGGGTGTCCGCTGGTTACGGGCCTACGGCTACCGGCGGGTGGCGCTGCTCGGCGCGTCGATGGGCGGCACCGCGGCGCTCCACGCCGTCGCGACCGGTGTCGCGGTCGACGCCGTCGCGACCGTCTCGGCCCCGGGCTGGTTCCACGACCCGCCGCGCACCGCTCCGCTGCGGCGGCTGCACGCGCTGTGGCAGAGCCCGCTGCAGCGGGCCGGTCTGCGCACGCTGGTGGGCGTGCACCTCGCCGCACCCGAGCGCTGGCGGGGACCGGCCCACCCGGTCGAGATGGTGCGTGACGTGGCGGTGCCGCTGCTGGTCGTCCACGGCGAGGACGACGACTACTTCCCCGTCGAGGACGCCGCGGCGCTGGTGGCGGGCGCCGCAGGTCCCGCGACGCTGTGGCGCCGACCGGCCGGGTTCGGGCACGCCGAGGACGGCCTGACGCCGGCGATGGTCGACGCGTTGGCGGTCGCGCTGCACGCGGTGTTGGCCGACGGCGCCTTCCCGCCCGCACCGCCCGCCTGA
- a CDS encoding response regulator transcription factor has protein sequence MHLLVLTDRPGGGKSLLPALEYLDHTLQDAPLDSSSLFGLTSCDVVLVDATRDLRGATGACRAASVHELRRPVVVVMGEGGLAALKVTWGFDDWLLPHASPAEIETRLRIARERMVAERPARAASVGDLVVDEDSYQVRLRGVPLDLTFKEFELLKALASAPNRVFTRDLLLQDVWGYDYYGGSRTVDVHVRRLRAKLGPEYESMIVTVRGVGYKLVPPGQRHEHRRESGAPDDA, from the coding sequence ATGCACCTGCTGGTGTTGACCGACCGTCCGGGGGGAGGCAAGTCGCTCCTGCCGGCACTCGAGTACCTCGACCACACCCTGCAGGACGCCCCGCTCGACTCCTCGTCGCTGTTCGGGCTGACCAGCTGTGACGTGGTGCTCGTCGACGCGACCCGGGACCTGCGGGGCGCCACGGGCGCCTGCCGGGCCGCCTCGGTGCACGAGCTGCGCCGTCCGGTCGTGGTCGTGATGGGCGAGGGCGGCCTGGCGGCGCTCAAGGTCACCTGGGGCTTCGACGACTGGCTGCTGCCCCACGCCTCCCCCGCCGAGATCGAGACCCGGCTGCGGATCGCGCGCGAGCGCATGGTCGCCGAGCGTCCGGCCCGTGCCGCCAGCGTCGGCGACCTCGTCGTGGACGAGGACAGCTACCAGGTCCGCCTGCGGGGCGTGCCGCTCGACCTCACCTTCAAGGAGTTCGAGCTGCTCAAGGCGCTCGCGAGCGCCCCCAACCGGGTGTTCACCCGCGACCTGCTGCTGCAGGACGTGTGGGGCTACGACTACTACGGCGGCTCGCGGACCGTGGACGTGCACGTCCGGCGGCTGCGCGCCAAGCTCGGCCCCGAGTACGAGTCGATGATCGTGACCGTGCGCGGCGTGGGCTACAAGCTCGTGCCGCCCGGACAGCGCCACGAGCACCGCCGTGAGTCCGGCGCCCCGGACGACGCCTGA
- a CDS encoding inorganic diphosphatase — MDNGTDNGTDTDNGTDHGTIEFFVEVPMGSRNKYEWDFERETFILDRMLYTAVRYPGDYGFIPETLALDGDHLDVVCILGEPTFPGCTIHARVLGMLDMSDDKGPDEKILAVADHDPRWQDLRDLADVPQHLLDEIAHFFEIYKDLEQKLVEVRGWKDREAAIEIIAESRERFDGPVETRRYPV; from the coding sequence GTGGACAACGGCACCGACAACGGCACGGACACCGACAACGGCACGGACCACGGAACGATCGAGTTCTTCGTCGAGGTGCCCATGGGGTCCCGCAACAAGTACGAGTGGGACTTCGAACGCGAGACCTTCATCCTCGACCGGATGCTGTACACGGCGGTGCGCTACCCGGGCGACTACGGGTTCATCCCCGAGACGCTGGCACTGGACGGCGACCACCTCGACGTGGTGTGCATCCTCGGGGAGCCGACCTTCCCCGGCTGCACGATCCACGCCCGGGTGCTCGGGATGCTCGACATGAGCGACGACAAGGGCCCCGACGAGAAGATCCTCGCCGTCGCCGACCACGACCCGCGGTGGCAGGACCTGCGCGACCTCGCCGACGTGCCCCAGCACCTGCTCGACGAGATCGCCCACTTCTTCGAGATCTACAAGGACCTCGAGCAGAAGCTGGTCGAGGTGCGGGGCTGGAAGGACCGGGAGGCCGCCATCGAGATCATCGCCGAGTCGCGCGAGCGCTTCGACGGCCCGGTGGAGACGCGCCGCTACCCGGTCTGA
- a CDS encoding YgfZ/GcvT domain-containing protein encodes MPIVFPLDLRRVEVTGDDRVRYLEDVTSQALASAPPGTVHGALYLDVHGAPQAMFDVAVLPDRLALLVPADAEAVVVEQLGGRTFLLDARFAATDHVVVALRDDDDGAVARAAGLHARTGRCHPGGDVLVIGRDGGVDVVGPTGAVEGAVTALLDAGATRGDATDAERWRIAAGQPAWGVEVTSPHLPEELGLLPTHVHLAKGCYPGQEAVARMWMLGRPRRRLARVAVHGEVAPGWEAGSGRRKVRVTSLAPDGGEALAFVPGDVEVGATLPEDGDHEGGPHVEVVALVGDTATPPGADPDVTRRRDRR; translated from the coding sequence GTGCCGATCGTGTTCCCCCTGGATTTGCGACGCGTCGAGGTGACCGGCGACGACCGGGTGCGCTACCTCGAGGACGTCACCTCGCAGGCGCTGGCGTCGGCCCCGCCCGGCACGGTCCACGGGGCGCTGTACCTCGACGTCCACGGGGCACCCCAGGCGATGTTCGACGTCGCCGTGCTGCCCGACCGGCTGGCGCTGCTGGTGCCCGCCGACGCGGAGGCGGTCGTGGTCGAGCAGCTCGGCGGTCGGACCTTCCTGCTCGACGCCCGGTTCGCGGCGACCGACCACGTGGTGGTCGCCCTGCGCGACGACGACGACGGTGCGGTCGCCCGGGCCGCCGGCCTGCACGCCCGCACGGGTCGCTGTCACCCGGGCGGGGACGTGCTCGTGATCGGTCGGGACGGCGGCGTCGACGTCGTCGGACCCACGGGCGCCGTCGAGGGGGCGGTCACCGCCCTGCTCGACGCCGGTGCGACGCGGGGCGACGCCACCGACGCCGAACGCTGGCGCATCGCGGCGGGGCAGCCGGCCTGGGGGGTCGAGGTCACGTCCCCGCACCTGCCCGAGGAGCTCGGTCTGCTGCCCACCCACGTGCACCTGGCCAAGGGTTGCTACCCGGGGCAGGAGGCGGTCGCACGCATGTGGATGCTCGGTCGACCGCGTCGTCGGCTCGCCCGGGTCGCCGTGCACGGCGAGGTCGCACCGGGATGGGAGGCCGGCTCGGGGCGTCGCAAGGTCCGCGTCACCTCCCTCGCGCCCGACGGCGGCGAAGCGCTCGCCTTCGTGCCCGGCGACGTCGAGGTGGGCGCCACGCTCCCCGAAGACGGCGACCACGAGGGTGGACCGCACGTCGAGGTGGTGGCGCTGGTCGGCGACACCGCCACCCCGCCCGGCGCCGACCCCGACGTCACCCGCCGCCGCGACCGCCGCTGA
- the bcp gene encoding thioredoxin-dependent thiol peroxidase, producing MLEAGQPAPDFTLPDQDGEAVSLSQFRGRPVVVYFYPRDNTPGCTTQACDIRDQWAEFEAAGAAVLGISPDSVASHATFRGQHDLPHTLLADPDKTVMEPWGAWGEKVLYGKKTTGVIRSTVLVDAEGNVAKIWKRVQAKKHADQVLKALQDL from the coding sequence ATGCTCGAGGCCGGCCAGCCCGCCCCCGACTTCACCCTGCCCGACCAGGACGGCGAGGCGGTCTCGCTGTCACAGTTCCGCGGCCGGCCCGTGGTCGTGTACTTCTACCCGCGCGACAACACGCCCGGGTGCACCACCCAGGCCTGCGACATCCGCGACCAGTGGGCCGAGTTCGAAGCCGCCGGTGCCGCCGTGCTGGGCATCTCGCCCGACTCGGTCGCGTCGCACGCGACGTTCCGCGGGCAGCACGACCTGCCGCACACCCTGCTCGCCGACCCGGACAAGACCGTGATGGAGCCCTGGGGCGCCTGGGGCGAGAAGGTCCTGTACGGCAAGAAGACCACCGGGGTGATCCGCTCCACCGTCCTGGTCGACGCCGAGGGCAACGTCGCCAAGATCTGGAAGCGCGTGCAGGCCAAGAAGCACGCCGACCAGGTCCTCAAGGCGCTGCAGGACCTCTAG
- a CDS encoding AmfC protein — protein MGRDQLQRLLDEEYLAGLAEWPTAEVRTARATCEAEEEAVSYARRIAQGRLDILRDELERRSRGDAEVADAGASDVLARLPAILATDQPPADPMRARATRLRVPAEAEAYADEVDAAVDEGFLAELSRRPTEELSAAVDRLAALEHELSAARRGLFDRVDRLRDELARRYKDGSAAVRDLFGDR, from the coding sequence GTGGGACGAGACCAGCTGCAGCGCCTGCTCGACGAGGAGTACCTCGCCGGGCTCGCCGAGTGGCCGACCGCTGAGGTCCGCACCGCCCGCGCGACCTGCGAGGCGGAGGAGGAAGCGGTCTCCTACGCGCGACGGATCGCGCAGGGGCGGCTCGACATCCTGCGCGACGAGCTCGAACGTCGCAGCCGCGGGGACGCCGAGGTGGCCGACGCCGGGGCGAGCGACGTGCTCGCCCGGCTGCCGGCGATCCTGGCGACCGACCAGCCTCCGGCGGACCCGATGCGGGCGCGGGCCACGCGCCTGCGGGTCCCGGCCGAGGCCGAGGCGTACGCCGACGAGGTGGACGCGGCCGTCGACGAGGGGTTCCTCGCGGAGCTGTCGCGTCGCCCCACCGAGGAGCTGTCCGCGGCGGTCGACCGGCTCGCCGCCCTCGAGCACGAGCTGTCGGCGGCCCGCCGTGGCCTGTTCGACCGCGTCGACCGTCTCCGCGACGAACTCGCCCGCCGGTACAAGGACGGGTCCGCAGCCGTGCGGGACCTGTTCGGCGACCGATGA
- a CDS encoding sodium-translocating pyrophosphatase, with the protein MDFDLVPLVAIGAAVLAVAVAGALAAAVLKLPAGTDRMQEISRAIQEGAMAYLSRQYKTIAIVGVVVTIIVAVTPLGIPTAIAFVIGAVFSGLCGFVGMFVSTRANARVAEAARSSADKALNVAVQSGAVTGLTCVGLALLGVTVTYLAFGREDLHVLVGLGFGASLIALFARIGGGIFTKSADVGADLVGKVEAGIPEDDPRNPATIADNVGDNVGDCAGMAADLFETYAVTTIGTMLLGFLFFDGATEYVVLPLMLGAVAIVASIIGLFAIRLGGSDHIMRALYLGVWVSAILALIGFFPVTQWMVDNNAYFFAALIGVVVTMAIMYITEYYTSTRYRPVRSIAEASKSGAATNIITGLSVGMESVVLPTVAIVGGILGSYLVAGGGNEGIYAIGIASTAMLSMTGVIVALDSYGPVTDNAGGIAEMSDLPDGIREITDRLDAVGNTTKATTKGYAIGSAALAAIVLFADYTHQLEVEGLGGGDLEFSLNDPFVLAGLLLGGAVVLIFSALANGAVGRASGAVVDEVRRQFREIPGIMEGTGKPEYATCVDIVTKRALKEMMLPGVIPVVATLLVGFLLGPQALGGLLIGVIVVGIGMACMQNNGGGAWDNAKKYIEDGNHGGKGSEAHAAAVAGDTVGDPLKDTAGPAINPVIKVVNVVALLAVPLIVAVT; encoded by the coding sequence ATGGACTTCGACCTCGTGCCTCTCGTGGCCATCGGCGCGGCCGTCCTGGCCGTCGCGGTGGCCGGTGCCCTGGCGGCCGCGGTGCTCAAGCTGCCGGCCGGGACCGACCGCATGCAGGAGATCTCGCGCGCCATCCAGGAGGGCGCGATGGCCTACCTGTCGCGCCAGTACAAGACCATCGCCATCGTCGGCGTGGTCGTGACGATCATCGTCGCGGTGACGCCCCTGGGCATCCCGACCGCGATCGCGTTCGTCATCGGCGCGGTGTTCAGCGGCCTGTGCGGGTTCGTCGGCATGTTCGTCTCGACCCGCGCCAACGCGCGCGTCGCCGAGGCCGCCCGCAGTTCGGCGGACAAGGCCCTCAACGTCGCGGTCCAGTCCGGTGCCGTCACCGGTCTGACCTGCGTCGGGCTCGCGTTGCTCGGCGTCACCGTCACCTACCTCGCCTTCGGCCGCGAGGACCTGCACGTGCTCGTCGGGCTCGGGTTCGGGGCGTCGCTGATCGCGCTGTTCGCCCGCATCGGCGGCGGCATCTTCACCAAGTCCGCCGACGTCGGCGCCGACCTGGTCGGCAAGGTCGAGGCCGGCATCCCCGAGGACGACCCGCGCAACCCGGCCACCATCGCCGACAACGTGGGCGACAACGTCGGTGACTGCGCCGGCATGGCGGCCGACCTGTTCGAGACCTACGCGGTCACCACCATCGGCACCATGCTGCTCGGCTTCTTGTTCTTCGACGGGGCCACCGAGTACGTCGTCCTCCCGCTGATGCTGGGCGCGGTCGCGATCGTCGCCTCGATCATCGGCCTGTTCGCGATCCGTCTCGGCGGCTCCGACCACATCATGCGCGCGCTCTACCTCGGCGTGTGGGTGTCGGCGATCCTGGCGCTGATCGGGTTCTTCCCCGTCACGCAGTGGATGGTGGACAACAACGCCTATTTCTTCGCCGCGCTGATCGGCGTCGTGGTCACGATGGCGATCATGTACATCACCGAGTACTACACCTCGACGCGCTACCGCCCGGTGCGCTCGATCGCCGAGGCCTCGAAGTCGGGTGCGGCCACCAACATCATCACCGGCCTGTCGGTCGGCATGGAGTCGGTCGTCCTGCCCACGGTCGCGATCGTCGGCGGCATCCTCGGCTCCTACCTGGTCGCCGGCGGCGGCAACGAGGGCATCTACGCCATCGGCATCGCCTCGACGGCCATGCTGTCGATGACCGGCGTCATCGTCGCGCTCGACTCCTACGGCCCGGTCACCGACAACGCCGGTGGCATCGCCGAGATGTCGGACCTGCCCGACGGGATCCGCGAGATCACCGACCGTCTCGACGCGGTCGGCAACACGACCAAGGCCACCACCAAGGGCTACGCGATCGGCTCGGCCGCCCTGGCCGCCATCGTGCTGTTCGCCGACTACACCCACCAGCTCGAGGTCGAGGGCCTCGGCGGTGGGGATCTCGAGTTCAGCCTCAACGACCCGTTCGTGCTCGCCGGCCTGCTGCTCGGCGGCGCGGTCGTGCTGATCTTCTCCGCGCTGGCCAACGGCGCGGTCGGTCGCGCCTCGGGCGCGGTCGTCGACGAGGTCCGGCGGCAGTTCCGCGAGATCCCCGGCATCATGGAGGGGACCGGCAAGCCCGAGTACGCCACGTGCGTCGACATCGTCACGAAGCGGGCGCTCAAGGAGATGATGCTGCCCGGCGTCATCCCGGTCGTCGCCACCCTGCTGGTCGGCTTCCTGCTCGGCCCCCAGGCGCTGGGTGGGCTGCTGATCGGGGTGATCGTGGTCGGCATCGGCATGGCCTGCATGCAGAACAACGGCGGTGGCGCGTGGGACAACGCCAAGAAGTACATCGAGGACGGCAACCACGGCGGCAAGGGGTCCGAGGCCCATGCCGCGGCCGTCGCCGGTGACACCGTCGGTGACCCGCTCAAGGACACCGCCGGGCCGGCCATCAACCCGGTCATCAAGGTCGTCAACGTGGTCGCGCTGCTCGCGGTGCCGCTCATCGTGGCGGTCACCTGA
- a CDS encoding thioredoxin family protein, with the protein MDPMLLRLLLVVGLVALVTAAGAVWRRRDGRVRTGDAAVRLADHHLEAVGLDLDGRSAGAVLLGSPTCTPCTAVKRILHDLEAERDDFAWVYADAADHLDLAEAHRVLRVPTLFVVDADRRVLARSSGVPAADELRRVLDEGEPLEESSAA; encoded by the coding sequence ATGGACCCGATGCTGCTGCGTCTGCTGCTGGTCGTCGGGCTGGTCGCGCTCGTCACCGCCGCCGGTGCCGTGTGGCGCCGCCGCGACGGCCGGGTCCGGACCGGCGACGCTGCGGTGCGCTTGGCCGACCACCACCTCGAGGCGGTGGGCCTGGATCTCGACGGCCGGTCCGCCGGGGCCGTGCTGCTCGGTTCGCCGACCTGCACGCCCTGCACCGCCGTCAAGCGGATCCTGCACGACCTCGAGGCCGAGCGCGACGACTTCGCGTGGGTGTACGCCGACGCGGCCGACCACCTCGACCTCGCCGAGGCCCACCGGGTGCTGCGGGTCCCGACCCTGTTCGTCGTCGACGCCGACCGCCGGGTGCTGGCGCGCAGCAGCGGCGTGCCGGCCGCCGACGAGTTGCGCCGCGTGCTCGACGAGGGCGAACCCCTCGAGGAGTCGTCCGCCGCCTGA
- a CDS encoding GNAT family N-acetyltransferase: MPDLPEPAAAVRVEPLDAADAPTALALLEADETARGASLVDEAEHARLARLAGGGGTTTGWTPFVAHDADDEEVGYAGLLVAGAGHDTDAGSGSGGEAAGDAAALGTADDPGAVLQALLEALADAADAAGAARTQVWVRLAGEGEFAAAERAGFRVVRRLGVLGRELGDDLAVVAPREGWTIRASRPGADDEAVVAVLAAAYEGTDEAGWDLARLRERQAYDWFRPEDLLVAEDADGRLGGLHWLKRRSATQGEVYNLAVAPHAQGAGLGPALLTAGLAHLRGIGQDEVLLWVDRANDRAVRLYERNGFATRWDDVAFARTTGA, from the coding sequence GTGCCCGACCTTCCCGAGCCGGCCGCCGCGGTGCGCGTCGAACCGCTCGACGCCGCCGACGCCCCGACCGCGCTCGCACTGCTCGAGGCCGACGAAACCGCCCGCGGCGCCTCCCTGGTCGACGAGGCCGAGCACGCCCGGCTCGCCCGCCTTGCCGGCGGCGGCGGGACCACCACGGGCTGGACGCCGTTCGTCGCCCACGACGCCGACGACGAGGAGGTCGGCTACGCGGGCCTGCTCGTCGCCGGCGCCGGTCACGACACCGACGCCGGGAGCGGGTCCGGGGGCGAGGCCGCGGGTGACGCCGCCGCCCTCGGTACGGCCGACGACCCGGGCGCGGTGCTGCAGGCGCTGCTCGAGGCGCTCGCCGACGCGGCCGACGCCGCCGGCGCTGCGCGCACCCAGGTGTGGGTGCGCCTCGCCGGGGAGGGCGAGTTCGCCGCCGCCGAACGGGCCGGCTTCCGGGTGGTCCGACGGCTCGGCGTGCTCGGGCGCGAACTCGGCGACGACCTCGCGGTGGTCGCGCCGCGCGAGGGATGGACGATCCGTGCCTCGCGTCCCGGCGCCGACGACGAGGCTGTCGTGGCCGTCCTCGCCGCCGCGTACGAAGGCACCGACGAGGCCGGCTGGGACCTCGCGCGATTGCGTGAACGGCAGGCCTACGACTGGTTCCGGCCCGAGGACCTGCTCGTCGCCGAGGACGCCGACGGTCGGCTGGGCGGCCTGCACTGGCTCAAGCGGCGCAGCGCGACCCAGGGCGAGGTCTACAACCTCGCCGTCGCGCCACACGCCCAGGGCGCCGGGCTCGGGCCGGCGTTGCTGACCGCCGGGCTCGCGCACCTGCGCGGCATCGGCCAGGACGAGGTCCTGCTGTGGGTCGACCGCGCCAACGACCGCGCCGTTCGGCTCTACGAGCGCAACGGCTTCGCGACCCGCTGGGACGACGTCGCCTTCGCGCGTACCACCGGCGCGTGA
- a CDS encoding DUF4395 domain-containing protein gives MASQLARDADGRGRIDVRGPRFGATVTTVVLGAALVVQGGVGVGLVAWQWLAFAISTVFGLAWSPYGNLFRFLKRRLDLGAPPATEPEGPPRFAQACGLAVSTVALVLFALGAATAGWVAVAVVLALSALLATTGICVGCELHLVGQRLRGGRRGRSDLDTERSAA, from the coding sequence ATGGCATCCCAGCTGGCGCGTGACGCCGACGGCCGTGGACGCATCGACGTCCGCGGGCCCCGGTTCGGCGCCACGGTGACCACCGTCGTGCTCGGCGCGGCGCTGGTCGTGCAGGGCGGCGTCGGGGTCGGGCTGGTCGCCTGGCAGTGGCTCGCGTTCGCGATCTCGACCGTGTTCGGGCTGGCCTGGTCGCCCTACGGCAACCTGTTCCGCTTCCTCAAGCGGCGACTCGACCTCGGGGCGCCGCCGGCGACCGAACCGGAGGGGCCGCCGCGGTTCGCGCAGGCGTGCGGGCTCGCCGTCTCGACCGTCGCGTTGGTCCTGTTCGCGCTCGGCGCCGCCACCGCCGGGTGGGTCGCGGTCGCGGTCGTGTTGGCCCTGTCCGCGCTGCTGGCGACCACCGGGATCTGCGTGGGATGCGAGCTCCACCTCGTCGGCCAGCGGCTGCGCGGCGGCCGGCGCGGCCGCTCTGACCTCGACACCGAACGGAGCGCCGCCTGA
- a CDS encoding helix-turn-helix domain-containing protein, giving the protein MPAADDAAVARALAVPTRAGIYRRLRTEGQPLAAREVADMFGLHPNVARNHLDQLADVGLVVTGRRKHPGGGRPAKVYVAREQAAPGRELHVPQGSQLAVHTIVQLIAGLSEHRAKLTLLAEEQGRRLVAATGGRADARDFEAAAVIAVEALRAAFPEVRVAEVEGDRVVVQGLEIGLRLIGEVDGQVGDALATGFLRGALAAAGAPATVTAHGGRVEAELDEAGLGAQPSPVATVDARGESYQRGVVAAMRAIVPLRPGDHLEVLTDGQGSPAAYARWADRAGHQLVDVARTRDVKGRAAVRLLLRKATGPLRS; this is encoded by the coding sequence GTGCCCGCTGCCGACGACGCCGCCGTGGCACGCGCGCTCGCCGTCCCGACCCGGGCCGGCATCTACCGCCGCCTGCGCACCGAGGGGCAGCCGCTCGCGGCCCGCGAGGTCGCCGACATGTTCGGCCTGCATCCCAACGTCGCGCGCAACCACCTCGACCAGCTCGCCGACGTCGGTCTGGTCGTGACCGGCCGGCGCAAGCACCCCGGCGGAGGTCGGCCCGCCAAGGTCTACGTCGCCCGGGAGCAGGCGGCACCCGGCCGCGAGCTGCACGTCCCGCAGGGCAGCCAGCTCGCCGTGCACACGATCGTGCAGCTGATCGCCGGACTCTCCGAGCACCGGGCCAAGCTCACGTTGCTCGCCGAGGAGCAGGGCCGCAGGCTCGTCGCCGCGACCGGTGGCCGCGCCGACGCGCGCGACTTCGAGGCCGCCGCCGTCATCGCCGTCGAGGCGCTGCGCGCCGCCTTCCCCGAGGTCCGCGTCGCCGAGGTCGAGGGCGACCGGGTGGTCGTGCAGGGGCTCGAGATCGGGCTGCGCCTGATCGGCGAGGTCGACGGACAGGTCGGGGACGCGCTCGCGACCGGGTTCCTGCGCGGTGCGCTCGCCGCCGCCGGTGCGCCGGCGACGGTGACCGCCCACGGCGGTCGCGTCGAGGCTGAGCTCGACGAGGCCGGCCTCGGTGCGCAGCCGAGTCCCGTCGCCACCGTCGACGCCCGCGGGGAGTCCTACCAACGGGGGGTCGTCGCCGCGATGCGCGCGATCGTGCCGCTGCGCCCCGGCGACCACCTCGAGGTCCTCACCGACGGGCAGGGCTCGCCGGCCGCCTACGCCCGGTGGGCCGACCGCGCCGGACACCAGCTCGTCGACGTGGCCCGCACCCGTGACGTCAAGGGCCGCGCCGCGGTCCGGCTGCTGCTGCGCAAGGCCACCGGCCCACTGCGGAGCTGA